The following proteins are co-located in the Macadamia integrifolia cultivar HAES 741 chromosome 3, SCU_Mint_v3, whole genome shotgun sequence genome:
- the LOC122072845 gene encoding cytochrome c oxidase subunit 6b-1-like isoform X2 yields MAEVENQKAPSLAAQYSLQEIEEQPVQVESPVQPTEDEKPANTVTEEAVAEKTTEDEKPANTVAEETVAEKTEEAPPAEESNAAPEQEESSEQEASEETPEIKLETAPADIRFPTTNQTRHCFTRYIEYHRCIAAKGEGAPECDKFAKFYRSLCPSEWVLTFFFINREME; encoded by the exons ATGGCGGAAGTAGAGAACCAGAAAGCCCCAAGCCTAGCTGCG CAATACTCATTGCAGGAAATAGAGGAGCAACCAGTCCAGGTCGAATCCCCTGTTCAACCAACTGAAGATGAGAAGCCAGCTAATACTGTTACTGAGGAAGCTGTAGCTGAAAAAACAACTGAAGATGAGAAGCCAGCTAATACGGTTGCTGAGGAAACTGTAGCTGAGAAAACTGAGGAAGCTCCCCCAGCTGAAGAAAGCAATGCAGCTCCTGAGCAGGAAGAATCAAGTGAGCAAGAAGCTTCTGAAGAGACACCAGAAATAAAG CTGGAGACAGCACCAGCAGATATTCGTTTCCCAACCACCAACCAAACGAGACATTGCTTTACACGCTATATTGAATATCATAG GTGCATAGCTGCAAAAGGGGAAGGTGCTCCAGAGTGTGATAAGTTCGCAAAATTTTACCGTTCGCTCTGTCCTAGTGAATGGGTACttacttttttctttataa ATAGAGAGATGGAATGA
- the LOC122072845 gene encoding cytochrome c oxidase subunit 6b-1-like isoform X1, whose amino-acid sequence MAEVENQKAPSLAAQYSLQEIEEQPVQVESPVQPTEDEKPANTVTEEAVAEKTTEDEKPANTVAEETVAEKTEEAPPAEESNAAPEQEESSEQEASEETPEIKLETAPADIRFPTTNQTRHCFTRYIEYHRCIAAKGEGAPECDKFAKFYRSLCPSEWIERWNEQRENGTFPGPL is encoded by the exons ATGGCGGAAGTAGAGAACCAGAAAGCCCCAAGCCTAGCTGCG CAATACTCATTGCAGGAAATAGAGGAGCAACCAGTCCAGGTCGAATCCCCTGTTCAACCAACTGAAGATGAGAAGCCAGCTAATACTGTTACTGAGGAAGCTGTAGCTGAAAAAACAACTGAAGATGAGAAGCCAGCTAATACGGTTGCTGAGGAAACTGTAGCTGAGAAAACTGAGGAAGCTCCCCCAGCTGAAGAAAGCAATGCAGCTCCTGAGCAGGAAGAATCAAGTGAGCAAGAAGCTTCTGAAGAGACACCAGAAATAAAG CTGGAGACAGCACCAGCAGATATTCGTTTCCCAACCACCAACCAAACGAGACATTGCTTTACACGCTATATTGAATATCATAG GTGCATAGCTGCAAAAGGGGAAGGTGCTCCAGAGTGTGATAAGTTCGCAAAATTTTACCGTTCGCTCTGTCCTAGTGAATGG ATAGAGAGATGGAATGAGCAAAGGGAGAATGGAACCTTTCCCGGGCCTTTGTAG